From a region of the Marinomonas mediterranea MMB-1 genome:
- a CDS encoding UDP-N-acetylglucosamine 4,6-dehydratase, with amino-acid sequence MKDILELVGRETDLFSEDIILRERKIEDIVSRSSFLVLGASGSIGQAVTKEIFRRGPAKLHVVDISENNIVELVRDLRSEYGYIDGDFRSYVLDVGSTEYEAFFKADGKYDYVLNLSALKHVRSEKDPYTLMRMINVNIFNTNRTLELAIKSGVKKYFCVSTDKAANPVNMMGASKRIMEMFLSRFSKEIDISTARFANVAFSDGSLLYSFRNRLLKKQPIVAPNDVRRYFLTPQESGELCLMSCLFGKNGDVFFPKLDDSQHLITFSEIARRYLKQQGYEALECESESEARDYGFQKCDSKLWPCFFSSSNTTGEKDIEEFFTDLETLDMERFRSIGIVKSGGEPEDDILDEFENSINELRLRGSWSKKEIVSYFLKVLPEFSYVDVGKYLDSKM; translated from the coding sequence ATGAAAGATATATTAGAGCTTGTTGGTCGAGAAACCGATCTTTTTTCGGAAGATATTATACTTCGTGAGCGAAAAATTGAGGATATAGTGTCTCGTTCCTCGTTTTTGGTTCTTGGCGCCTCTGGTTCTATCGGTCAGGCTGTTACAAAAGAAATATTTAGGCGCGGGCCTGCTAAATTACATGTCGTCGATATTAGTGAAAACAATATTGTTGAGCTAGTTAGGGATCTTCGAAGTGAATACGGCTATATCGATGGAGACTTTAGGAGCTATGTTCTTGATGTCGGCTCTACTGAATACGAGGCATTTTTTAAGGCTGATGGGAAATATGATTATGTTCTAAACCTTTCTGCTTTGAAACATGTTCGAAGTGAGAAAGACCCTTATACTTTGATGCGCATGATCAACGTCAATATATTTAATACAAATAGAACTCTTGAATTAGCGATTAAAAGTGGTGTCAAAAAATATTTCTGCGTTTCAACTGATAAAGCGGCTAACCCAGTCAATATGATGGGGGCTTCGAAGAGAATTATGGAAATGTTTTTGTCTCGTTTTAGCAAGGAGATAGACATTTCAACTGCTCGGTTTGCAAATGTCGCATTTTCTGATGGCTCTTTATTGTATAGCTTTAGAAATAGACTATTAAAAAAGCAACCTATAGTCGCGCCTAATGATGTTAGACGTTACTTTTTGACTCCTCAGGAGTCAGGTGAGCTTTGTTTAATGTCATGTCTTTTTGGAAAAAATGGAGATGTTTTTTTTCCAAAACTTGATGATTCGCAGCACCTTATTACCTTTTCTGAAATCGCTCGTCGTTATCTCAAGCAGCAAGGCTATGAGGCGCTTGAATGCGAGAGTGAGAGCGAGGCACGAGATTACGGTTTCCAAAAGTGTGACTCTAAGTTATGGCCATGCTTCTTTTCATCCTCAAATACTACTGGGGAAAAAGATATTGAAGAGTTTTTCACCGATCTTGAAACTCTGGATATGGAACGATTTCGTAGTATCGGGATTGTAAAGTCTGGTGGCGAACCTGAGGATGATATTCTCGATGAGTTTGAAAATTCTATTAATGAATTGAGATTAAGAGGAAGTTGGAGTAAAAAAGAAATTGTTTCTTATTTTCTTAAGGTATTGCCGGAGTTCTCTTACGTTGATGTCGGGAAATATTTAGACAGTAAAATGTGA